One window of Dyadobacter sandarakinus genomic DNA carries:
- a CDS encoding phosphatidate cytidylyltransferase: MRKRLDNLSNLQQRTITALAGVFVIIWCIVYSDVTFLLLFCTISSLTQLEFYKLLGLDGNQPLTYYGTFCGTVMILLAYLIEQDLVQFENYFLISPLLSMIFFIKLYKKNDVKPFTNIGFTFLGIIYVALPFALIIVMALRGGKYNYEIVLGSLLLLWASDIGGYFAGTKFGKRKLFERISPKKSWEGAMGSAVFAALIAFLLGLYFRTFEPWKWYCIGGIIVVVGTYGDLVESLFKRSIAIKDSGSSIPGHGGFLDRFDGLLLSAPYIVTFLKLFS; this comes from the coding sequence ATGAGGAAGCGGTTAGACAACCTGAGTAATTTACAGCAGCGTACCATCACGGCACTGGCGGGCGTGTTTGTAATTATCTGGTGCATTGTTTACAGTGACGTAACTTTCCTGCTCCTTTTTTGTACAATCAGCTCCCTTACGCAACTTGAATTTTACAAACTGCTGGGTCTGGACGGAAATCAGCCGCTCACTTACTATGGTACTTTTTGTGGCACAGTAATGATCCTGCTGGCATACCTGATAGAGCAGGACCTTGTACAGTTTGAGAATTACTTTCTGATCAGTCCGCTGCTTTCCATGATCTTCTTTATCAAGCTGTATAAGAAGAATGATGTAAAACCTTTTACCAACATCGGATTTACCTTCCTGGGGATCATTTACGTTGCACTGCCTTTTGCCCTGATCATTGTGATGGCATTGCGCGGCGGCAAGTACAATTATGAAATCGTACTCGGCAGCCTTCTGCTGCTTTGGGCCTCCGATATCGGCGGGTATTTTGCCGGGACAAAGTTTGGAAAGCGGAAGCTTTTCGAGCGTATCTCACCCAAAAAATCATGGGAGGGAGCGATGGGCAGCGCGGTATTTGCGGCTTTGATCGCTTTTCTGCTGGGACTTTATTTCCGCACTTTCGAACCCTGGAAATGGTACTGCATTGGTGGCATTATCGTAGTGGTAGGCACTTACGGCGATTTGGTAGAGTCACTGTTTAAAAGGAGCATCGCCATTAAGGATTCGGGCAGCAGTATTCCGGGCCACGGGGGCTTCCTGGACCGTTTTGACGGCCTTTTGCTTTCGGCCCCGTACATTGTCACCTTTCTTAAACTATTTTCCTGA
- a CDS encoding putative signal transducing protein → MAEQWVKAFQSGEMIRAEIAREILDQNGIAAVIVNKQSSSYPIFGLCEVHVLSSDLAQAQIILNNEEAVRQPE, encoded by the coding sequence ATGGCAGAACAATGGGTGAAGGCATTTCAGAGCGGAGAAATGATCCGCGCGGAAATTGCCCGGGAAATATTGGATCAAAACGGCATTGCGGCCGTGATCGTCAACAAACAAAGCAGCAGCTATCCTATTTTTGGCCTGTGTGAGGTCCATGTACTTTCAAGTGACCTGGCTCAGGCGCAAATAATTTTAAACAATGAGGAAGCGGTTAGACAACCTGAGTAA
- a CDS encoding exodeoxyribonuclease III codes for MQILTYNLNGIRAALKNGLVEWLAGMPADILCFQEVKATPDVVDLSGFEKLGYELIGWHAAEKKGYSGVAIFSKIKPDFVTAGCSIPSYDMEGRILRADFGDITLLNCYFPSGTSGEIRQGVKMSFLADFYIWVNELRHVRPNLIVCGDYNIAHTEIDIHDPVRNKKTSGFLPEERQWLTNWFGNGYTDAFRYKNPDLREYSWWTYRAGARANNKGWRIDYISVSDGLKDRILASRQFNDAVHSDHCPVWMEIES; via the coding sequence ATGCAAATACTGACCTACAATCTCAATGGTATTCGGGCCGCCCTTAAAAACGGTCTGGTTGAATGGCTGGCGGGCATGCCGGCGGATATCCTGTGTTTTCAGGAAGTGAAGGCAACGCCGGATGTTGTGGATCTGAGCGGGTTTGAGAAACTGGGCTATGAGCTGATCGGCTGGCACGCGGCAGAGAAAAAGGGGTATAGTGGCGTCGCTATTTTTTCCAAGATCAAACCCGACTTCGTAACGGCCGGCTGCTCCATTCCGAGCTATGATATGGAAGGCAGGATTCTTCGCGCCGACTTTGGAGATATAACCCTGCTCAACTGCTACTTTCCTTCCGGCACGAGCGGGGAGATCCGGCAGGGGGTAAAGATGTCTTTTCTGGCTGACTTTTACATCTGGGTGAATGAGCTGAGGCATGTACGTCCCAATCTGATCGTTTGCGGCGATTATAACATTGCGCATACGGAGATAGACATTCATGATCCGGTTCGTAACAAAAAAACCTCGGGCTTCCTGCCCGAAGAACGGCAGTGGCTAACCAACTGGTTTGGTAACGGCTATACCGATGCATTCCGCTATAAAAATCCCGATTTGCGGGAGTACTCCTGGTGGACCTACCGGGCGGGTGCCAGGGCCAATAACAAGGGCTGGCGCATTGATTATATTTCGGTATCCGACGGACTGAAAGATCGCATCCTTGCAAGCCGGCAGTTCAATGATGCTGTCCATTCGGACCATTGTCCGGTATGGATGGAAATTGAAAGCTAG
- a CDS encoding CPBP family intramembrane glutamic endopeptidase — MQNSNPNLTVSRVPGTWGSLLVLTGLVLIGMAVGNVLALLLLALYTSQGAENVATTITRLITNPAGVPDGWEALMLLQGTVHFFSYLLPALVYWYYIERRSAADFNIKKHPSLHVWLLSFILVLVFIPINSKFIEWNAAMKLPDAWSGLEVWMREKEDQLTRMTAFLTSYKQFSQLLIALFVVVLLPAFGEEVLFRGVIQTKLLRQWRNPHIAIWVSAAIFSAIHFQFYGFLPRMLLGAVFGYLYFWTGNLSIAILAHFVNNGFVLIMMYLHNIGIVEVNIEENESLPGALIGASLVISLIILQTIRKAGGHPGSLHTGHSTDF; from the coding sequence ATGCAAAATAGTAACCCGAATCTGACGGTTTCGCGTGTACCTGGCACCTGGGGCAGTTTATTGGTTTTAACCGGTCTGGTACTCATCGGGATGGCCGTAGGCAATGTACTGGCATTGCTGCTGCTGGCACTTTACACTTCCCAGGGCGCTGAAAACGTAGCAACTACGATCACCCGTCTGATTACTAACCCGGCCGGGGTGCCTGATGGCTGGGAGGCGCTTATGTTGCTGCAGGGTACGGTGCACTTCTTCTCCTATCTGCTTCCTGCGCTGGTTTACTGGTACTATATCGAACGCAGGTCTGCCGCTGATTTCAACATCAAAAAGCATCCTTCGCTGCATGTATGGCTGCTTTCGTTTATACTTGTTCTTGTCTTTATCCCTATCAACAGCAAGTTCATCGAGTGGAATGCGGCCATGAAGCTGCCTGATGCCTGGTCGGGGCTGGAAGTGTGGATGCGTGAAAAAGAGGACCAGCTCACCCGGATGACGGCATTCCTGACGAGCTACAAGCAGTTCAGTCAGCTGCTGATTGCATTGTTTGTGGTGGTACTGCTGCCTGCTTTTGGCGAAGAGGTCCTGTTCAGGGGCGTGATCCAGACAAAATTGCTGCGTCAATGGAGAAATCCGCACATTGCAATATGGGTGTCTGCGGCGATATTCAGTGCGATCCACTTTCAGTTTTACGGCTTCCTGCCCCGCATGCTGCTCGGGGCGGTATTCGGTTATCTTTACTTCTGGACGGGGAATCTTTCCATAGCCATCCTGGCACATTTTGTAAACAATGGTTTTGTGCTGATTATGATGTACCTGCACAACATCGGCATTGTTGAAGTGAATATTGAAGAAAATGAATCCCTGCCCGGCGCACTGATCGGTGCATCACTTGTCATTTCACTGATTATCTTGCAAACCATAAGGAAGGCCGGCGGCCACCCCGGCTCTCTGCATACCGGGCATTCAACAGATTTTTAA
- a CDS encoding Uma2 family endonuclease, with amino-acid sequence MSEKMQFPMPVTLKMGELMSSEEFFQFCQMNDTLEFERDSHGNIILMSPTGSFTGNFNLRIAGLLFQWNEITQTGLVFDSSTGFTLPNGAVRSPDVSWVCNEKWDELSLEEQEQFAPVCPDFVIEIRSKSEDIKYLLDKMKEYMAHGASLGWLIDRFDNKIYVYRPTGCIVHDSLNVALSGEDVLPGFTLHPGSLIR; translated from the coding sequence ATGTCAGAGAAAATGCAATTTCCAATGCCAGTGACTTTGAAGATGGGAGAGCTGATGAGCAGCGAAGAATTTTTTCAGTTTTGCCAGATGAACGACACACTAGAGTTCGAAAGGGACTCGCATGGAAATATCATTCTTATGTCACCAACAGGATCATTTACAGGTAATTTCAATCTTCGCATTGCTGGTTTATTGTTTCAATGGAACGAGATTACACAAACAGGATTGGTTTTCGACTCTTCTACCGGCTTTACACTGCCGAACGGAGCTGTGCGTTCGCCGGATGTATCTTGGGTATGCAATGAAAAGTGGGATGAGCTGAGCCTGGAAGAACAGGAGCAGTTTGCGCCGGTCTGCCCTGATTTTGTGATCGAGATCCGATCCAAATCGGAAGATATCAAGTACCTGCTCGATAAAATGAAAGAATACATGGCCCATGGAGCCTCGCTGGGGTGGCTGATCGACCGTTTTGATAATAAAATATATGTGTACCGGCCCACCGGATGCATTGTTCATGATTCACTCAACGTGGCGCTTAGCGGAGAAGATGTACTTCCCGGCTTCACCCTACATCCCGGCAGCCTGATTCGTTAG
- a CDS encoding carboxypeptidase-like regulatory domain-containing protein, with protein sequence MKRSLVILFFVLSGILSIRELHAQGEQKAIVFSGVVVGGKTTERLPGATIFIVNAGRGTLAKSDGSFTIPVFPGDSIIFSYVGFKKQYHVVPRNYNSDIYSAIVALREDVVTLSGVTIYPYSTEEEFKKAFLALKLPDQADREALARSTDPDYINRLAAQMPNNAQTNYRYSMDQLMFGRESAANKSFATTFPFLNPFAWANFIKSVKKGDLKQKDWRKELNASPRENITKQDFIPAPNTEEDLRKTSGN encoded by the coding sequence ATGAAACGGAGTCTTGTCATATTATTTTTTGTGCTGTCGGGAATATTGTCGATCCGTGAATTGCATGCTCAGGGTGAACAAAAAGCGATCGTATTTTCCGGTGTGGTAGTAGGGGGCAAAACTACCGAGCGACTGCCGGGGGCGACGATCTTTATTGTCAATGCAGGCCGGGGCACACTGGCCAAAAGTGACGGATCATTCACCATTCCAGTGTTTCCGGGTGATAGTATTATTTTCAGTTATGTTGGTTTTAAAAAACAATATCACGTTGTTCCGCGCAACTACAATTCGGATATCTACTCGGCTATTGTAGCATTGCGGGAGGATGTGGTAACGCTTTCCGGGGTGACCATTTACCCGTATTCAACCGAAGAAGAGTTTAAAAAGGCATTTCTGGCCCTCAAATTACCCGATCAGGCAGACCGTGAGGCACTGGCCCGCAGCACCGATCCGGATTACATTAACCGCCTCGCTGCCCAGATGCCCAATAATGCGCAGACGAACTATCGCTACTCCATGGACCAGCTGATGTTCGGGCGGGAATCTGCGGCAAATAAAAGCTTTGCTACTACCTTCCCTTTCCTCAATCCTTTTGCCTGGGCTAACTTTATCAAATCTGTCAAAAAAGGCGATCTGAAACAAAAAGACTGGCGGAAGGAACTGAATGCTTCTCCCCGCGAGAACATCACCAAGCAGGATTTTATTCCGGCTCCAAATACGGAAGAGGATCTTAGAAAGACTTCGGGAAACTAG
- a CDS encoding UDP-2,3-diacylglucosamine diphosphatase: MTSTTLKKRIVLDTGRCAYFCSDFHLGVPSVAESQERERKIVSWLESIEHNAQVIFLVGDIFDFWFEYKKVVPKGFVRVLGKLAELSDKGVELIIFTGNHDMWMSGYLTEELGATIYRDPVSFEFASVSGIRKIYIGHGDGLGPGDHTYKFLKKIFENSFFKLLFCLFHPDLGLWIAHAWSRRSRLSHVNKGEERFLGEDHEWLFQYCREVEQHSHHDFYVFGHRHLVLDMKVNAGSRYINLGEWVKQQHYAVFDGDDVALVKYAPAVSREKPSFPKSF; this comes from the coding sequence ATGACATCCACTACACTTAAAAAACGAATTGTCCTTGATACCGGCCGCTGCGCCTACTTTTGTTCCGACTTCCATCTGGGCGTCCCGTCTGTGGCGGAGAGCCAGGAAAGAGAACGAAAAATCGTGAGCTGGCTCGAATCCATCGAGCATAATGCGCAGGTGATCTTTCTCGTCGGGGATATTTTCGATTTCTGGTTTGAGTATAAAAAGGTAGTGCCAAAAGGCTTTGTAAGAGTACTCGGCAAACTGGCGGAGCTATCGGATAAAGGCGTGGAGCTGATCATTTTTACAGGCAACCACGATATGTGGATGTCGGGATACCTGACGGAGGAGCTGGGCGCTACCATTTACCGGGACCCGGTATCGTTTGAATTTGCATCTGTATCAGGCATCAGGAAAATTTATATAGGTCATGGCGATGGGCTTGGGCCGGGCGACCATACTTATAAATTCCTTAAAAAGATCTTTGAAAACAGCTTCTTCAAGCTATTGTTCTGCCTTTTTCACCCCGACCTGGGTCTGTGGATCGCGCATGCCTGGTCACGGCGCAGCAGGCTGTCGCATGTCAATAAGGGTGAAGAAAGGTTTTTAGGAGAAGATCACGAGTGGCTCTTCCAGTACTGCCGGGAAGTAGAGCAGCATTCACATCACGACTTCTATGTATTCGGGCACCGTCACCTGGTACTTGACATGAAAGTCAATGCAGGATCACGGTACATCAATCTTGGTGAATGGGTGAAGCAGCAGCATTACGCCGTGTTCGACGGTGATGATGTGGCGCTGGTGAAATATGCTCCTGCGGTCAGCCGGGAAAAACCTAGTTTCCCGAAGTCTTTCTAA
- the dusB gene encoding tRNA dihydrouridine synthase DusB: MVKIGNIELGDFPLLLAPMEDVSDPPFRAVCKENGADLMYTEFVSSEGLIRDAAKSVQKLDIFEYERPVGIQLFGSDVETMGACSEIASRVNPDLIDINYGCPVKNVACRGAGAALLQDIPKMVKMTEAVIKSTHLPVTVKTRLGWDENTKNVEEVAERLQDIGIKALSIHGRTRVQMYKGSADWSLIARIKDNPRITIPIFGNGDVDSPEKALEYRNRYGVDGIMIGRATIGNPWIFDEIKHYVKTGEKLGPASLEKRVDTCRRHLEFSIRWKGPVAGVFEMRRHYTNYFKGFDNFKPFRMRLVEAMTFDELDATLHEIVAHYSEVVY, translated from the coding sequence ATGGTTAAGATCGGAAACATAGAGCTGGGAGATTTCCCTTTGCTGCTCGCCCCTATGGAAGATGTGAGTGACCCGCCATTCAGGGCTGTGTGTAAGGAAAACGGGGCCGATCTGATGTACACCGAGTTTGTTTCCTCAGAGGGACTGATCCGTGATGCGGCTAAAAGCGTGCAAAAGCTTGACATTTTCGAGTATGAAAGACCGGTAGGCATCCAGCTCTTCGGGAGCGATGTGGAAACCATGGGCGCCTGCTCCGAAATCGCTTCCCGCGTAAATCCGGACCTTATCGATATCAACTACGGCTGCCCCGTCAAGAACGTGGCCTGCCGTGGTGCGGGAGCTGCCTTGCTGCAGGATATTCCCAAAATGGTGAAAATGACGGAGGCGGTAATCAAATCAACGCATTTGCCCGTGACTGTAAAAACCCGCCTGGGCTGGGATGAAAATACCAAGAATGTGGAGGAAGTGGCTGAGCGCCTGCAGGACATCGGGATCAAGGCACTTTCCATCCATGGACGCACCCGCGTGCAGATGTACAAAGGTTCTGCAGACTGGTCACTGATCGCCCGCATCAAGGATAATCCGCGCATTACCATCCCGATTTTCGGAAACGGGGACGTAGATTCTCCCGAGAAAGCCCTGGAATATCGTAACAGGTACGGCGTGGACGGCATTATGATCGGTCGCGCAACAATCGGAAATCCGTGGATTTTTGACGAGATCAAGCATTATGTTAAAACCGGTGAAAAGCTTGGGCCTGCATCCCTGGAAAAAAGGGTTGACACCTGCCGCCGGCATCTTGAATTCTCCATCCGCTGGAAGGGGCCCGTGGCGGGCGTATTTGAAATGCGTCGTCACTATACCAATTACTTCAAGGGTTTTGACAACTTCAAACCATTCCGCATGCGGCTGGTAGAAGCCATGACATTTGATGAGCTCGACGCAACACTCCACGAAATCGTAGCGCATTACAGCGAAGTGGTGTACTGA
- a CDS encoding UDP-glucose dehydrogenase family protein, protein MKIAVVGTGYVGLVTGTCFAETGNQVTCVDIDVRKVERLQGGDIPIYEPGLDVLFHRNVEEGRLLFTTNLAEGIKDAEVIFLALPTPPGEDGSADLKYILKVADDLGPILDSYAVIVDKSTVPVGTAEKVSTAIAKNAKVDFDVVSNPEFLREGVAVEDFMKPDRVVVGTTSEKAKKVMEKLYAPLVRQGNPVIFMDERSAEMTKYAANSFLAMKITFMNEIANLCEKVGANVDDIRRGIGTDSRIGKRFLFAGIGYGGSCFPKDVQALAKTSRDFDYDFRILKSVMDVNDDQKKKLLPAVSNYFNGDLKDKTIAVWGLAFKPYTDDIREAPALENIEELLAAGAKVVAYDPEAMSNVKKILGDRITFAHTAYAALDDADALMIFTEWPQFRTPEFEKIGRLLKNKVIFDGRNLYELDQVKELGYTYFSIGRETVVPA, encoded by the coding sequence ATGAAAATTGCAGTTGTAGGAACGGGATACGTAGGCCTGGTGACGGGTACCTGCTTTGCTGAAACAGGCAACCAGGTAACTTGTGTAGATATTGATGTCAGAAAGGTAGAACGTCTTCAGGGCGGAGACATACCTATTTACGAACCCGGCCTGGATGTTCTGTTTCACAGGAACGTCGAAGAGGGCCGCCTGCTGTTTACGACCAACCTGGCCGAAGGGATCAAAGATGCGGAAGTGATCTTCCTGGCACTGCCTACACCTCCGGGTGAGGATGGTTCGGCCGATCTGAAATATATTCTCAAAGTAGCGGATGACCTCGGTCCCATTCTCGACAGCTATGCCGTGATTGTGGACAAAAGTACGGTGCCTGTGGGAACTGCTGAGAAAGTGAGCACGGCCATCGCCAAAAACGCGAAAGTAGATTTTGATGTCGTGTCTAACCCCGAGTTCCTGCGGGAAGGTGTAGCCGTGGAAGATTTTATGAAGCCCGACCGTGTGGTGGTGGGTACTACCTCCGAAAAGGCGAAAAAGGTCATGGAGAAGCTGTATGCTCCGCTTGTAAGGCAGGGTAACCCGGTTATTTTCATGGACGAACGTTCAGCGGAAATGACCAAATATGCTGCAAACTCCTTCCTGGCCATGAAGATCACCTTCATGAACGAAATCGCAAATCTTTGTGAGAAAGTAGGAGCCAATGTGGATGATATCCGCCGCGGGATCGGTACTGACAGCCGCATCGGCAAGCGTTTCCTGTTTGCAGGGATCGGGTATGGAGGAAGCTGCTTTCCGAAGGATGTTCAGGCACTTGCAAAAACGTCCCGTGATTTTGACTACGATTTCCGGATCCTGAAATCAGTGATGGATGTCAATGATGATCAGAAGAAGAAGTTGCTGCCTGCGGTCAGCAATTATTTTAACGGAGACCTGAAAGACAAGACGATTGCGGTATGGGGCCTTGCTTTCAAACCTTATACGGATGATATCCGTGAAGCTCCTGCATTGGAAAACATTGAAGAACTGCTTGCCGCGGGAGCCAAGGTGGTGGCCTACGATCCTGAGGCAATGTCAAATGTCAAGAAAATACTGGGTGATCGGATCACTTTTGCACATACAGCCTATGCTGCGCTGGACGATGCCGATGCGCTGATGATCTTTACGGAGTGGCCCCAGTTCCGCACACCGGAATTTGAGAAAATTGGCCGATTGCTGAAAAACAAGGTAATTTTTGACGGAAGAAACCTGTATGAGCTTGATCAGGTGAAGGAGCTTGGCTATACCTATTTCAGTATCGGGCGTGAGACGGTTGTTCCGGCCTAA
- the pyrH gene encoding UMP kinase, whose product MPEPKYKRLLLKLSGEALNGGDKAQVIDFNILDNYSREVKKITEIGVQVAIVIGGGNIFRGASVEKSGIDRVQGDHMGMLATVINGMAVQSSLEKHGVNTRLMSAIKMEQVCEPLIRRRAIRHLEKGRVVIFGAGTGNPYFTTDTTAGLRAIESESEVVLKGTRVDGVYTADPEKDPLATKYTQLTFDEALARNLKIMDLTAFTLCKENNLPIIVFDMNKPGNLYDLVMGGNVGTLISNQALLS is encoded by the coding sequence ATGCCCGAACCAAAATACAAACGTCTGCTGCTCAAACTCAGCGGCGAAGCCCTCAACGGAGGCGACAAAGCGCAGGTAATCGACTTTAACATTCTCGATAACTACTCCCGCGAAGTAAAAAAAATTACAGAGATTGGGGTTCAGGTAGCGATCGTGATTGGAGGAGGAAATATTTTCCGTGGAGCTTCCGTCGAAAAATCGGGGATTGACCGTGTACAGGGCGACCATATGGGCATGCTGGCAACCGTCATCAACGGCATGGCTGTGCAAAGCTCGCTGGAAAAGCATGGTGTAAATACCAGGCTGATGTCTGCGATCAAAATGGAGCAGGTATGTGAGCCGCTGATCCGCAGGCGTGCAATCCGTCACCTTGAAAAAGGCCGTGTGGTGATCTTCGGAGCTGGTACCGGGAATCCTTATTTTACAACGGATACCACAGCCGGCCTGCGTGCCATCGAGTCGGAATCGGAAGTGGTGCTGAAAGGCACCCGGGTGGACGGCGTGTACACTGCTGATCCTGAAAAAGATCCGCTTGCTACCAAATACACCCAGCTCACCTTCGACGAAGCCCTGGCCAGGAACCTGAAAATCATGGACCTGACTGCATTTACACTTTGCAAGGAAAATAACCTGCCTATCATCGTTTTTGATATGAACAAACCCGGCAACCTCTACGACCTGGTTATGGGCGGCAATGTAGGAACGCTGATATCTAACCAAGCACTACTCAGTTAA
- a CDS encoding UDP-glucuronic acid decarboxylase family protein gives MKRVLITGAAGFLGSHLCERFLKEGMYVIAMDNLITGDMRNIEHLMPDPNFEFNHHDVTKYVHVPGELDYIMHFASPASPIDYLKIPIQTLKVGAMGTHNLLGLARVKKARFIIASTSEVYGDPLVHPQTEDYWGHVNPIGPRGCYDEAKRYQEAITMAYHRYHDLETRIVRIFNTYGPRMRLNDGRVLPAFIGQALRGEDITVFGDGSQTRSFCYVDDLVEGIYRLLMSDYTLPVNIGNPGEITIGEFAEEIIRLTGTDQKVVYKPLPQDDPKQRQPDITKAKEILGWEPKVSREEGLRITYDYFRNLPKERLYEESNHRGFEGFSDAK, from the coding sequence ATGAAACGTGTACTAATAACCGGGGCAGCCGGTTTTCTGGGATCGCACCTTTGCGAGCGCTTCCTGAAGGAAGGTATGTACGTGATTGCGATGGATAACCTGATCACCGGTGACATGCGCAATATCGAGCACCTGATGCCGGATCCTAATTTTGAGTTCAATCATCACGATGTAACCAAATATGTCCACGTACCGGGCGAGCTGGATTACATCATGCACTTTGCCTCGCCTGCCAGCCCCATTGATTACCTTAAAATTCCCATTCAAACCCTGAAAGTAGGTGCGATGGGTACACACAACCTGCTTGGACTGGCACGTGTCAAAAAAGCCCGGTTTATTATTGCTTCCACGTCGGAAGTATATGGCGATCCGCTGGTACACCCGCAAACCGAAGACTACTGGGGGCACGTTAACCCGATCGGGCCGCGTGGCTGCTATGATGAGGCGAAGCGCTACCAGGAAGCAATTACAATGGCATACCACCGCTACCATGACCTGGAAACGCGCATTGTCCGGATATTCAATACTTATGGACCCAGAATGCGCCTGAATGACGGGCGGGTACTGCCTGCATTCATTGGACAGGCTTTACGCGGAGAGGATATTACCGTGTTCGGTGATGGTTCACAAACGCGCTCTTTCTGCTATGTGGACGATCTAGTGGAGGGTATTTACCGCCTGCTCATGAGCGATTACACGCTTCCTGTCAACATCGGTAATCCCGGTGAAATTACGATCGGGGAGTTTGCCGAAGAGATTATCCGCCTGACCGGGACAGATCAGAAGGTGGTGTACAAGCCACTGCCGCAGGACGATCCCAAGCAGCGCCAGCCTGACATTACCAAAGCAAAGGAAATTCTTGGCTGGGAGCCTAAGGTGTCACGGGAAGAAGGTTTGCGCATTACTTACGACTACTTCCGGAACTTGCCGAAAGAGCGTTTGTACGAAGAGTCAAACCACCGGGGATTTGAAGGTTTCAGCGATGCTAAATAA
- a CDS encoding DUF4494 domain-containing protein, translating into MASWYLGKIRYQKEDEAGSLKTINETYLVDAVSYTESEARLYKQIVTGASDFSVTSITRMRLADLFAYEDGEQWFKVKVIYFSVDEKSGKEKKIVNYMLVNAEGIQQALDRINESMRNFLIPYETTDINLTPILDVFPYTAEEEQQEIPANMRPLSEVMAERAAAENA; encoded by the coding sequence ATGGCTAGCTGGTATTTAGGAAAAATCAGGTATCAAAAAGAAGACGAGGCGGGCAGCCTGAAAACGATCAATGAAACTTACCTGGTCGACGCGGTATCCTACACCGAGTCAGAAGCCAGGCTGTACAAGCAGATTGTTACCGGCGCCAGCGATTTCAGTGTCACGAGCATTACCCGCATGCGACTGGCTGATCTGTTTGCCTATGAAGACGGCGAGCAGTGGTTTAAGGTAAAAGTGATCTATTTTTCAGTGGATGAAAAAAGCGGGAAGGAGAAGAAGATCGTCAACTACATGCTTGTGAATGCAGAGGGTATCCAGCAGGCGCTCGACCGGATCAATGAAAGCATGCGCAATTTCCTGATCCCCTACGAAACAACCGACATCAACCTGACACCCATCCTGGATGTGTTCCCGTACACTGCCGAGGAGGAACAGCAGGAAATTCCGGCCAACATGCGGCCGCTGTCCGAAGTGATGGCCGAGCGGGCCGCAGCAGAAAATGCCTGA
- the frr gene encoding ribosome recycling factor — MEEIELYLDDAKDTMEGAIKHLIIELGKIRAGKASPQMLEGLQIEYYGSMTPLQNVATINTPDARTIAIKPFEKKIINEIEKAIRNGNLGFSPSNDGEMIRISVPPLNEERRRELVKRAKNEIETAKINIRNIRQDANNSLRKLTKEGVAEDLVKISEDRVQKLTDGYISKVEQIFSAKEKEIMEV, encoded by the coding sequence ATGGAAGAAATAGAACTGTATCTGGACGACGCCAAGGATACCATGGAAGGTGCTATCAAGCACCTCATCATAGAACTGGGAAAAATCAGGGCCGGAAAGGCTTCTCCCCAGATGCTGGAAGGTCTTCAGATTGAATATTACGGCTCCATGACACCTTTGCAGAATGTGGCGACCATCAATACGCCCGATGCACGGACCATCGCCATCAAGCCTTTTGAGAAGAAGATCATCAATGAGATTGAAAAGGCGATCCGGAATGGCAATCTGGGTTTTTCTCCCTCGAATGATGGTGAAATGATCCGCATTTCCGTGCCGCCTCTCAATGAGGAACGCCGTCGCGAACTGGTAAAACGCGCAAAAAACGAGATTGAAACGGCCAAGATCAACATCCGCAACATTCGCCAGGATGCCAACAACTCCCTGCGTAAGCTTACCAAGGAAGGCGTAGCGGAAGATCTGGTGAAAATCAGCGAAGACCGCGTACAAAAGCTGACCGACGGTTATATTTCAAAAGTGGAGCAGATCTTCTCCGCCAAGGAAAAAGAGATTATGGAAGTATAG